GATTGATGAGAATGTGTGATTTAGGGGAGGGgaaggaggaggaggagggtTGAAAGGCAAATATGAACTTAGTTGGgtcttccttttttttttttttcgattattaatttgtttattagtgaaatttttcttttgagttgttgttgttgttgttgaacatAATCACACGACCATCATATAATATCAGAAAGAACAAAAccagaaaagaaaaattttttaatactGGTACTGGTGCTTACTCTATCTACATTCATAATTCTataattccaataattcCCCTTAAAAAGCATGGAAGGAAATATTAGAAGCAGTAGATTGGTTGCTTCTATTTGGAAGTCATTTACTAGAAATTTACATTATAAACCATTACCACCAAATAAATATCCTAAAGTTAATGTtaatgatgttgatttaaatCCACCAAGATATGGGTTCAGAAGAATTAGACCACCAATTATAGCACAATCACCAACTAAAACGTTATTTCCCAGTGTTGAAATAGccaaaaaatatattgaagAAGGGAAAAGAGTACCTAATAGATTTATGGATCAATTTGGTTCTGATCATGCCCgtaaagaatttgaagaatttcaaGAGAAATTAGCATTAGAAGAACCAcattttaaaattggtggtaaacaaatttatttccCTCAGGGGagaatttgtttattaagATCTAATGCTAAACATACTCCATATCAAGCAAAATTTTTGGTTCCTAAAAGTATGAATAAAATGGATTTAAGAGATTATTTATGGCATATATATGGATTAAGAGCATTGAATATTACGGTTCAATTACAACCAGCAAGATGGAAAAGAAGTCCTTATGGTCTTGGACGTTATAGATCTCctcaattaaagaaaatgacGGTTGATATGATGGAACCATTTATTTGGCCAGAAGTTCCTCAAGAAAAACTTGATCTTCTCAAGATTCAAAAAGATAATAGTTTGAAAACAGTTCAACAAAATACTGCTGTTGGTTCTGATAAATTTAAACCTTTGGATGTTTATGATGGAATgtataaagaaaaagtccAACCACAAAGACTTGTTTCAGAAAAATTCAAACGTAAAGCTGAGAAgaatattaaattatataataaaattgtaCAATCTAGACTGGATAGAAAACTGCTTGAAAAGTATTTGggattataataataagatagtacaaattgattttaaagttgaaattaatttttcatgTAAATAgatgaaagaagaaaagaaagatattCAACCACATTTGTATAAAGGgggtatatatatatatatatacttgtgtaaaaaaataaaaccaatttaaaaaactatacaaatccaattaaaccaaaaacattaataacaataatagtaattacaacaacttaaaaaatagaaatataAACCAAcatgaatcaaaaaaaaaaaaaaatataaccCTGATAAAAAATCATATTGAATATCTGTatgatttcatttttgaaagaataacaataataaaaaaaaaaaaattcaccAAATTCTAACTTACCAAAAGAAACCTTTCCTCTTATTTACTTGAGTACTATCTGTGTCAGGAGTAACATTAACaacatcaaattcattatcggcattattagttttattatcaagTTCATTAATATCCCTGGTATTATTTGTCCCTCCTGTAAATTTATTCTTCATATTCATAACCATTACAAAAGAATCCAAAACATTTGAATAATCTGTATTGTTATTACcattagttgttgttgtattattgttgttgttgtttctttcatttggtgatatttgattattcttattaaacaaatattttaatcTTTCAATCAGGATAAAATTTAATggattaattgaaaatttccTAATACAATCAATATGTTGTTCAATAAATGGTTTAATATAActaaaatataataatccTGCTCCATTAGAAGTGAATTTTTTCCATTCAATAGTATTATCAAAAGTTGAATTGGCATCAACTTCttgtttaattgatatCATAGGGATAATTAaccaaatattaaaaattaatctaaaaattgaataaccaggtataatatattttaaaaataaaatattttctagTAAAGAAATTATAGCAATGACAATCCAATATATAAACCATTTTTGAAtagaaattaaatgaatttgtaATGCTCTTTCATCATTGATACTAATGTTGGaggaagatgatgatgatgatgttgttgttgatgacgATTTATCATTGAGATCAGAATTTGTAGTTCCACTTAAATTTCTATTATAAAGATAATTCAAAGGTACAGTGAATCCaccaatttttaaattttgagATGCAAGGGAATTAGTAACTCTGGTATAATCTTCAAATGCTCTACATGAAGCAAGAACTGGGTATATAGTAGCTACTGCCACACTAATTGTATAGAAAACATAGATATGTTAGTTTTCAATGTCTTTTCGgtttcaaatattaaacTAAAAAACCCCATTGATATCAAAATACAATATATATCTTGTTATGTATTTATAACAAGTGGTTGTTGATAACAAGATTTCTAAGTAAAAGTATTGAAGACAATACTAAACGTACCTTAAAGTTGAAATAAAACCCATAATAGGAGACTAAAGGGGTTAAGGAAACTAGTAATGATAGTTGAAGTGAAAACAAGATGAATAACTATGTGGTTGattgatatatatttgaCTTGACTgtggcaaaaaaaaaaaaaaaaaaaaaaaaaaaagaggaaaataagtaagtaagtagAATAAGGgggatatatatatatataattaattcGTTGCTTTTGTGGTTTCAAAAAAGGAGAGCACTTTAAATATAGTCgttgtagtagtagtagtagtgtAGTATCAAAATATAATGGGGTGGGTCGTGTATATTATACAAACAACGATAAGATAagataaaactaaaactaagCTAAAAAATATGTTATGATTGCCTATACAACTTAAGTAAGCAACATTTTACCTCTTCTATTTTAAAGTTGGTTTGTAACGTTAATGTCtttcaatatataatatCTATATAATTAaagtaaaataaaataaataaataaataaataaacaaaaaagtaagtaagtaagcACCAGAAGTTAAACATCATATTAGATGTCGTATCCAcgttttttcaattgttcatAATTCCAATCCCAAGTTTCTTTAGAATATTGAGTATTAGAAGCAATCTTACTAGGTTCATCGATTTTACCTCCAGTAACTAAATATTCaccattttcttttaatgtCAAAGATGGATCTAAAGCAGCTCTTAAAGTTGCTAAAGAACCTTCTTCATTTGATACACCAATAAGTTTATCTGAAAGAGCAAATATACCTCTTGCTccaataccaataattGGGATATTTTTCCAATGATTATATAATTCTGTTCCTAAAATAACCCCAGGATGGACAGATACTGATAAAATATCGGGATAATGATTAGCCAATTCTTTAgcaaattgaatttgtgATGATTTGGCAATACCATATCTAACCCAAGTGAAAATACTATTAGGGaatttatccaatttattttgttcCGGAGTGAAATGtttaaattggaaattatgTCCAATAGAAgctaaattaataattcttggAGTAACTCCAATTTTAATTGCTGATTGTaaaaatggtaataatttcaatgttaataaataatgagCCACAAAATTAActtgatattgaatttcataatcatcTTTAGTAATTTCATAAGGAACTCCCATTAATCCagcattattaattaaaacatctaaaattttctctttttcagAAAATTTAGCAACTGCTTTAATTACCGTAGAAAgatctaataaatcaatatgaatataatttaattcaCCTAATGGATGTTTAATAgtttctttatctttagATTGTCTCTTTTCTGcttcaattttaatatcatcaattgcTTTCAATACTTTGGATTCAGTTCTACCAGCAACATAAACAATATATCCATgtaaatataaatgaaGAACTGTATACCAACCAATACCTGAATTTCCTCCAGTGATAAAAACTACTTTTCTGGTTTCTTTTGGATCATAATAAGGTGCTGTAGATGGATCAAAAAACCCACTCTTATTAACGAATGGCATAATTCTATTTATATGAATGGacagagagagagagaattaaaaaaaaaaaaaaaaaaaaaaaaaaatttttggaaCTATCTTTCTttcgttgttgttttatattaaaatctttttttgattctttcaattctcttttgtggatcttttcttttctttttaatctttttttttttcctttttccttttatagtagtagtactagtagtagtagtagtagtatataataataataataataataattgagtTATTAAgaacaatttctttaagCAGCTTTCACATGCTAAAAAAGGTTTACAATTGTGGTGATATTAGGGGGTAGGAAGAAATAAATAGGTggtattaattaattgttaaACCCCGATTATTGCAGCTTTTTGACGAGGTTTATTGGTGAAACGATAATATACCCAAGGTGgggatgatgatgacacGTATcactactaccaccaccaccaccacagttaaaaagaaaaaggttAAATTCTAAATTTGACGAAGTGAAGTTTAGCAAAACGGAAATCATTAGTTGTCAAAGAAGACCAACTTTAATCATTATCCCCGGATGTATTTGGTGTAGAAAGTAAGAAGTAATAAATAACTCTCTCTGCTAAGATGTATCCCATGGTTTTGGAATCATATGAAAGTCCTATAGGTGCAGAGTGGAtaagttgttttttttcaaaaatatgTTTGATGTATACTACCCACGGTAGTTgtgatataaataatataatataggGCTGTGACGATAGATAGTATCGGTTGATCTAATGAAATGCAAAAgtgaaaacaatttgaaagaaaatgagCTGATATTGGCATATATTGTCTTCTTTTCATTGTTCAATGTTTGGTAGCAATTTTGACATAGTTGACAATTATGCTTGGGGTAGTGGCCGAAaccaagaaagaaagatcAACAATTAACTCAATTCTCTAAATAGTTTTGCTGTTCATTGGcttaaaaagaaatgagCCACCGGTCTATTggccaaaaaaaacaacgccattttattggtaattgtatgattattgttggttttaGGATATTAGAAGaacgaaaaaaaaggaaaatcACAAGCCCATGATACACCAAAAAACAACCCATTTCTTGCctgattttattttactattattattcctttttcttttttttttttgatttgtcaTAGTAAAAGTGATGTCATTATTCAAGCTTTACCCTTTGTTAAGATAAAATTCATAAAACAGTTAATCAAggaaataaaatgaaaagaaagcCGATGTGTGTAGTAGAGATAtacaactactactaccactactgTTGAATATTCTCCCAATCAAACTCTAATCCCCCGGAGGATAAACTTACAAATCCACCCCGGCGGTATTCGTTTTTAGTAGtcaagaaaacaaaaaaaaaaaaaatggccAATTCTGGTTCAATTGTGGGGATAGTAATAAGTACTTATTGTGTAATCTTTCTCTGTGTGTATGTCATCGGAGTTGAGAGAATTTACGACAAAAAAGGAGtgttaaataataataataataataataatggcCATAAAAAAAGGACACTACCACTATTAAATATCACACATAATAATTCTATTGGCacaagataataataataatgacatTACCAATTAATAATCCTCCAAAAAATTCTTTGTTTGAGATTATTATCTATTATCTAGTGATATCAAGACCCACAAAGGAAAGatattaattatatatgatttgtgtgtgtgtgtgtgggtGTGTTTTTGTGGGTACGTCCGtatatttaaattgaataagGTActaaaagacaaaaaaaaaaaaagaaaaattcatGATCTAACGAgaacaataatcaaaaagaaaatgaggagatacaaaaaaaaatatatagtGAATGCAAGAATGGTCTTATTACTTTCACTGGTTGCTGTTTATGCAATGTAGGTTAAAGGTTAAGAATGATTGAAATGGAAATAACTCGTGACTGATTCTTttcatattctttttcttactTTCTAGTATGTATCTTGGATGTTGACAGTTTCAAAACTGTAAAAAAACAAGGTTAAAAACAAGGTTAAAcaggaggaggaggagcAGGAGCAGGGGGGGAGATTATTATGTTAAAGAGTTGTTGTTATGAaacgttttttttttatcttctttttttttgatataagcttttttttttggttctttcatttgattgattgattcgAGGACCTGTTAGTTAGTTGAATTGGTAACAGAGTGAgtaaaacaataaacagTTCTAGAAATGGAGGGAGGGGGgagaaaataattttcaagTAAATGGTTAAACTAAATATCacattgaattgaaatagGAGTAAAGTGGAGAGACAAAGAAGCAGAAGCAGAAGTAGTTTGAACTGAAGAGTTTTAGATTTGTAGTTgatgaaacaacaaaaacattAGTGTATGTATGGCTTATGGTGGTGATTGTGGTCCCCCTCCTCCCCTCTTCTTCTCcttctcctcctcctcctcctccctTATcgtatttatttttctactagtttgtttgattttttttccccACTTTTTAACAAATAGTTATCTCTTCTCTTCACTTGTCTTACGGAATCATGTACCCAGCCTTCATGGCACCACATTTTCAATCTTCCTTTTGCAGTCTCTCTGGTTTTTGTCCTTCAATTGTAACTAAATACTACCAGATTCATCACCTTATCTAGTTGCAGATTTCTCCATTTGTGTATTTTGATCCCACACAAATGAGTATTTCAAGTAATTGTCAGTTAATTTGCATTTGTTAATTAATCCACAGTAGGCTAGCATATTTAGTTACGTCACTCCTTGCTTTGCTGTTGCTtttactttctttttttcttttttgtatgctatatatatatttttttttagttcaATTATCCCTTCTCTCTAATATACATTGCTTTCAAATATGTTCTAATTGTTCTCTCATTGTTTGACAATTGGTTACAATACTTTTAGatatattttcttctaaCCTTTGTACGTTCCCCTCCTCTCTCCTTTTCATTGACTCTAGTTGATTTGCTTCATATTGCTACTGATAATTCATTCCCAGAACTCAAAGGGGGGAACAAACCAAATTTATCAGATTTAAGaagacttttttttttggcaatttttaaaaatgtATTTTGCCACCGTGGGGGGAAAAAGCCACtactttttatttgttgagTTATATTCCAGATGGTATTTACAGTTAAGGGTAACGATCTCAATTGGTGATCATTTgcttcaataataattagtAATCAGTAATATATTATCCTTCTCCACAATTGATAAGTTATGTATGATTATGCATTTTCAGTAAAagagaattattattattattattttttcttatcAGTTTCATTAGTTGTTATTAGGGGTTACGCAGGTATACTTCCTCATATATAAAGTATTATCAGAAGTaagtaataaataataatcctaGTAATACGGAGTCTCCAAGTAGttcaatttattgtttctCCTCCAGttatactactactactactactactactattgtaactattgtttgattattttaGAACAATAAAAGATAAAGGATAAAGTTTCAACTCTCAAAGTCGAGATGGAAAAAGGAGTTCgcaattgatcaaatttcTTAAAGGTTAATTTTACCCGAATCACTCTCActcattcaatttttgaagggtgagaaaaaaaatcaaataaaaataaaaaattccTCTGcaatataaatatacatTGATATCTCCCttaaattttataaatcaagaaattttcctctttttaaaatttttctagattttcatattttttaattgactTTActtatcaatttattttgacACCTATTCATTTAACTTTATTTGctgttttcattttgcCACTGCAATTACAAttacaactacaactacaactactACTGCCACTACTACTTATCTAATCTTATTCAACTATTAATTCAAACTTCTACATATATTATCCAAGATGTCTATGAAAGCTTTAGGTTTAAATGCCACCAAAACCATATTTGCCAAACAAGCTGAATTAACTCGACCAGTACAATCAGTTCTTAATTTCAAACGAGAACCAGAAAAATCATTAGACCAAGTATTGACTAGATCAGATCAAGAATTGGGAGGTTACTCTACTGtcaattttgatattgatccTAAAGAACATTGTGGTCATTTTTATGGTAATTTAAGTTTAGATTTACCTAAAGATAATCCTCAAGTGACCAGATCAGGTTATGCCATGTTTAGAACTAAAGatcaaaatcaatcttGGTTATTTGGTGATTCATTTTGGGATTGGACTAATTATTCATCATTAGTATTAAGAGTTAAAGGTGatagaagaaaatatttggtCAATATTCAAGCTAATACTCCTTTGGTTACTGATTTATTCCAACATCGATTATTCTTAAATCATCCAGGACAATGGGAGACGGTGGTTATTCCTTTGAATGATTTTGTCATGACTAATTGGGGGGTAATTCAAGATGGTAGTGAATTAAATAAAGGTGAAGTTAAATCTGTTGGTATTGGTTTATTGGATAAACATTATGGTCCATattctttaaaaattgattggatTAAAGTTATGACTGGTGCTGAAGTTGCTAAAGTGGCTACTAAATCCAGAATGGAAAGATTACACTCGTGagttattaattgatgctATTCTCCTTCCCCCTCTCTTGGATcaagaataaaatttttgggaaggaatgaaagaaaaaaatttagatGAAGAAGTAAATACACATCAAGAGTTAAGACATTTCAATGAATTGTGTAACAACAGTGGGTTCTCCCCTATTCGATTGGCCATATGAACATTAAGttataaatgaaaataacaGAGAGGAAAGCTTGTTTTTGTCTTgtgttttgtttattattgcAATACCTCACAAATAAGGATTGTATTGTTAAGTATTCAGAGTTTTTTGCTGGTTAAATTTGTTCATTCTACGCTGGTACGTCAAGAATAAATAGTGGTttgtatatattatatatacGGGgtaaataaagaaataaatatgTTTATCATAAAAAGAATGTCATgaaatccaataaattaaGAATGAGTCTTTTTGTATGTATGTGTTTTGCAACTTAGGGCTATAGCCCTAATTTTCATTTACCCGGTGTAAAACCAGTTGTTATTTAGTTTTTGTTTCGCATGGCCAATGttgtttataaaaaaaatttcaagttttccaaaaaaaaaaaataacacaTATCACAAcactttttttgtttttttttcttttattaaCTAAATACAATTATAAATCACAAAAAATGGCAAGAGGCCCGTatgtcatcatcatataaTGATACTTCATATCTTTGTTATTTCAAAgatttgttgttattgttgttatgtATGAGTGAAAAATTAATGGAGTACACCAGGGAATATGATGGAAATCtaacaatttcttgattattttttttgggctGGGAAACATtgacaaaataaaaataatcaaaccCATGTATATTTAAGGATTCAGTTCTTTTATATCATGGTATACCAGTTAAAGCTTTTAGTTTTAACTTGGATGGGAGCCTTGTCGTGATTCATAATATGTTGTTAATTTTGGAGAGGTATACTTCTATAATATATACAGAAACGAAGAGTATCAAActtggttttttttctggattatattttatagaatataaaaagttggttgttgtttttttggttgaatGTTGTATCGATATGTTTGAACAATGTTTGCCAAATATACTTTAACTGTCCAAATATTAAcacatttattattgaatctATCGACGTAgacttatttttttttttttgtcttaaTTTTTCACTCTTATTCACTTCAAACTTTCAAAGACACTAACAATTATCTGTTTTTAATATAGAAAGAAACATTTGAAAAGATTAGCAGCTCCATCTCATTGGATGTTGGACAAATTGTCCGGTACTTATGCTCCAAGACAATCTGCTGGTCCACACAAATTGAGAGAATCATTACCATTGGTTGTCTTTTTAAGAAACAGATTGAAGTATGCTTTGAATGGTAGAGAAGTCAAAGCCATCATGATGCAACAACACGTTCAAGTTGACGGGAAAGTCAGAACCGATACCACTTACCCAGCTGGTTTTATGGATGTCATTACTTTAGAAGCTACTAATGAACATTTCAGATTAGTTTACGATGTTAAAGGTAAATTTGCTGTTCATAGAATCTCTGCTGAAGAAGCTTCCTACAAATTGGGTAAAGTTAAAAAAGTCCAATTAGGTAAAAAAGGTGTTCCATACGTTGTTACCCACGACGGTAGAACTATCAGATACCCAGATCCATTGATTAGAGCTAATGATACTGTTAAAATCGATTTGGCCACTggtaaaattgatgatttcatcaaattcgACACTGGTAGATTAGTTATGGTTACTGGTGGTAGAAATTTGGGTAGAGTTGGTGTTATTGTCCACAGAGAAAAACACGAAGGAGGTTTCGATTTGGTCCACATTAAAGATGCTTTGGAAAACACTTTTGTCACCAGATTGTCTAACGTTTTCGTTATTGGTACCGAAGCTGGTAAACCATGGGTTTCATTACCAAAGGGTAAAGGTATTAAATTGAGTATTTCTGAAGAAAGAGACAGAAGAAGAGCTCAACAAGGGTTATAagtttaattcaattatatgTTTGTTTGTATATACTTACAAATCTAgggtttctttttgtattCTCTATGTATATAAATTAAACCTAGagaaaattttaatattttaatgtaacattatttttatatttgggATTCGAAAAAGGGAATAATGTGAATTTTAATTGTAAGATGAAAAACGTGGTTAAACTGATTCGGTAATTATCAATtcggttgttgttgttgatattgatgttgtttATCTATGAGGCCGTTTTATATACAGGATTTTTGTGTAGTTAATCGAACACAAGCAAATGAAACGAAAAGGAAACGAATTTTGATACATCACCTTTTTCTCCCACCAACCAACCACATCCATCTCCAAATCGAATAAACTACAATAGTTTggttttccttttttttttttttgcatgAATTTGGATTATACCTGtcaaaacaaatcaattgatttataataataatagtattttttttctttttggttttttttatttcttgaaatataatttatccAAGTCCGTTTAACAAACTTTCAGATATAGCaactaaaaataaagacaacaacaacaacaacagcaacaacaactttcCTACCATGACATCTAGATATAGAGTAGAATATGCATTAAAAAGTCATCGTCGTGACgaatttattgaatggATCAAAGGATTATTAGCCACACCGTTTGTTTTACATGCTGATGATTCTCATGCTGATGCTCAAATCGTGGCTGAAAATTGTCAAAGTCGATATTATGAGATTTTTAAAGATGTTGAAAATTTAgttaaacaaacaatttttctagatgaattaaatgaacTTGatccaaagaaaaaatcaactAGTCGATTACGAACTTTAGTACCGTCGTTGGGGAAATTTTTCACTGAATTACCATTAGCTGATGCATTTTTATTAGAAGATGAACGAAGagcaatttcaaaaagaaGATTGGTTAGTCCTTCATTTAATGATGTAAGAATGATACTTAATACAGCACAAATTATGGCTCTTACTAATATCTATAAACAAACGGAaaacatcaataataataataataataataataataataatactgaCGATGGCATAAATAACaagcagcaacaacaaaagttgaaattgattacATTTGATGGGGATGTGACGTTATATGAAGATGGGAAATCATTAGATGAAAATAGTGAAGTTGTTCAACGATTAGTTAAATTGTTATCATTAGGATTATATGTTGGTGTTGTTACTGCTGCCGGATATCCTCGTCAAACTGGAGCAGAAAAATATTATGAACGATTAAAAGgattaattgatcattTAAATAGTAATCATtgtattttgaaaacttaTCAAAAGGAAAATTTATTAGTTATGGGAGCagaatcaaattatttattccgatataataatgaaatgaaaggattaaaatttattgatgatgaagaatgGTTTTTACCCCAAGTGAGGAACTGGGATATTggtaaaattaattatattatggATACTCTTTATAAgcatttgatttatttaagaaataatttcaatttagaaGATTCAACCACCATAATTAAAAAGGAAAGATCGGTGGGGATTATACCAAATTCTGGTTGTCGAATCTTACGTGAACAATTGGAAGAAATGGTATTATCATGTTcaagaaaattaaataCCATTCTtacttcatcatcaaattttgcCGATTCTACTGAAGCTCTTTgtgttgatgatattaaagTTTGTGCCTTTAATGGTGGTAGTGATGTTTGGGTAGATATTGGTGATAAAGCATTAGGAGTAGAATCACTTCAGAAATACATTTGTCATGATGAAACATTCGATCATGTTTGTCCTATTGGTAAATCAGAAAGTTTACATATTGGTGATCAATTTGCTAGTTTGGGTGCTAATGATTTTAAGGCAAGATTAAGTGCTTGTACAGTGTGGATCGCCAGTCCTAGAGAAACTGTTGCCATTTTAGAcgatttaattgattttatagAAGGTTAGAATAATATATACATTGTTGCATGGAACTTGTGATACACTTTTTAATAGAAGGTTGTGAAAGCAATAGCAAAAGCAATagcaaaagcaaaaaaaaaaaaaataacgaCAACTGCAGGACTCGAACCTGCGCGGGCAAAGCCCAAAAGATTTCAAGTCTTTCTCCTTAACCGCTCGGACAAGTTGCCTAAATCTCGCACGAATATGACCTACAGAATAATCAGTTCTGAAATATCTTTCAGTTCTACTAATCTTTATACTGATGTGTTTCCGATTGTAAAGGTGATTTATGACTTAAAAATAGCTATAGCAGGATCAACCTTTGCtttattttgaattattatggAATATATTGCAGAACttattcatttttgttgtaATCATTACAGTTCaagataaaagaaaattttgattataaatttttacCAAAACGGCATCAAAATGTGAACAAAACAAGACAACGTTCAAGACCAACTAGATAGAAATCaggttattattaaaactatgctcttttattattaatttatatagTCGTATATATGCAAGAAAAAACGAATGTCTGTCTAATTTAAATAC
This is a stretch of genomic DNA from Candida dubliniensis CD36 chromosome 1, complete sequence. It encodes these proteins:
- a CDS encoding conserved hypothetical protein (spliced gene) encodes the protein MGFISTLSVAVATIYPVLASCRAFEDYTRVTNSLASQNLKIGGFTVPLNYLYNRNLSGTTNSDLNDKSSSTTTSSSSSSSNISINDERALQIHLISIQKWFIYWIVIAIISLLENILFLKYIIPGYSIFRLIFNIWLIIPMISIKQEVDANSTFDNTIEWKKFTSNGAGLLYFSYIKPFIEQHIDCIRKFSINPLNFISIERLKYLFNKNNQISPNERNNNNNNTTTTNGNNNTDYSNVLDSFVMVMNMKNKFTGGTNNTRDINELDNKTNNADNEFDVVNVTPDTDSTQVNKRKGFFW
- a CDS encoding mitochondrial 54S ribosomal protein YmL41 (Similar to S. cerevisiae MRP20;~Similar to C. albicans MRP20), producing MEGNIRSSRLVASIWKSFTRNLHYKPLPPNKYPKVNVNDVDLNPPRYGFRRIRPPIIAQSPTKTLFPSVEIAKKYIEEGKRVPNRFMDQFGSDHARKEFEEFQEKLALEEPHFKIGGKQIYFPQGRICLLRSNAKHTPYQAKFLVPKSMNKMDLRDYLWHIYGLRALNITVQLQPARWKRSPYGLGRYRSPQLKKMTVDMMEPFIWPEVPQEKLDLLKIQKDNSLKTVQQNTAVGSDKFKPLDVYDGMYKEKVQPQRLVSEKFKRKAEKNIKLYNKIVQSRSDRKSLEKYLGL
- a CDS encoding mitochondrial complex I assembly chaperone, putative (Similar to Neurospora crassa CIA30;~Similar to C. albicans CIA30); the encoded protein is MSMKALGLNATKTIFAKQAELTRPVQSVLNFKREPEKSLDQVLTRSDQELGGYSTVNFDIDPKEHCGHFYGNLSLDLPKDNPQVTRSGYAMFRTKDQNQSWLFGDSFWDWTNYSSLVLRVKGDRRKYLVNIQANTPLVTDLFQHRLFLNHPGQWETVVIPLNDFVMTNWGVIQDGSELNKGEVKSVGIGLLDKHYGPYSLKIDWIKVMTGAEVAKVATKSRMERLHS
- a CDS encoding short-chain dehydrogenase/reductase family member, putative (Similar to Pisum sativum TIC32), with the protein product MPFVNKSGFFDPSTAPYYDPKETRKVVFITGGNSGIGWYTVLHLYLHGYIVYVAGRTESKVLKAIDDIKIEAEKRQSKDKETIKHPLGELNYIHIDLLDLSTVIKAVAKFSEKEKILDVLINNAGLMGVPYEITKDDYEIQYQVNFVAHYLLTLKLLPFLQSAIKIGVTPRIINLASIGHNFQFKHFTPEQNKLDKFPNSIFTWVRYGIAKSSQIQFAKELANHYPDILSVSVHPGVILGTELYNHWKNIPIIGIGARGIFALSDKLIGVSNEEGSLATLRAALDPSLTLKENGEYLVTGGKIDEPSKIASNTQYSKETWDWNYEQLKKRGYDI
- a CDS encoding inosine 5'-monophosphate (IMP)-specific 5'-nucleotidase, putative (Similar to S. cerevisiae ISN1;~Similar to C. albicans ISN1); translated protein: MTSRYRVEYALKSHRRDEFIEWIKGLLATPFVLHADDSHADAQIVAENCQSRYYEIFKDVENLVKQTIFLDELNELDPKKKSTSRLRTLVPSLGKFFTELPLADAFLLEDERRAISKRRLVSPSFNDVRMILNTAQIMALTNIYKQTENINNNNNNNNNNNTDDGINNKQQQQKLKLITFDGDVTLYEDGKSLDENSEVVQRLVKLLSLGLYVGVVTAAGYPRQTGAEKYYERLKGLIDHLNSNHCILKTYQKENLLVMGAESNYLFRYNNEMKGLKFIDDEEWFLPQVRNWDIGKINYIMDTLYKHLIYLRNNFNLEDSTTIIKKERSVGIIPNSGCRILREQLEEMVLSCSRKLNTILTSSSNFADSTEALCVDDIKVCAFNGGSDVWVDIGDKALGVESLQKYICHDETFDHVCPIGKSESLHIGDQFASLGANDFKARLSACTVWIASPRETVAILDDLIDFIEG
- a CDS encoding 40S ribosomal protein S4 (spliced gene) — encoded protein: MARGPKKHLKRLAAPSHWMLDKLSGTYAPRQSAGPHKLRESLPLVVFLRNRLKYALNGREVKAIMMQQHVQVDGKVRTDTTYPAGFMDVITLEATNEHFRLVYDVKGKFAVHRISAEEASYKLGKVKKVQLGKKGVPYVVTHDGRTIRYPDPLIRANDTVKIDLATGKIDDFIKFDTGRLVMVTGGRNLGRVGVIVHREKHEGGFDLVHIKDALENTFVTRLSNVFVIGTEAGKPWVSLPKGKGIKLSISEERDRRRAQQGL